One region of Clostridiales bacterium genomic DNA includes:
- a CDS encoding recombinase family protein, which produces MKQSNNKKSRDVTAFLYERLSRDDNLEGESYSIGNQKKLLAKVAKEKGYTNLVHFLDDGISGVTMDRPGFVEMICQLEQGKAAAVFVKDLSRLGRNYIEVGRLTEEFFPNHDIRLVAVSDNIDTAEGENELAPIRNLFNEWYARDISKKRRISNKIKGNAGEPMGQPPYGYIKNPNDPKHWIVDDEAAQVVRRVYSMTLEGFGTEQIAAQLEKDDVLTPRAYWLTKGIKRPGKGKQQPPTKWNSSTITKILSLQEYCGDILNFKTYSKSYKNKKRIDNDRENWVVFQDVHEAIIERAVYEQVQQKRGKIRKRRTNNGEHNMFSGLLVCADCGSNLHFHFNQGNPEIKYFNCSNYKGNRGTCTSTHYVRVDFLEEVVLGEIRRLTKFASLYEDEFVKAVIGHSQQAEQTDRKLKEKELKTLLARDEELDGLFERIYEDNVSGKLSDDRFAKMSRRYEDEQKELSEKIKKLRSEIEKQSSRSMTTDMFIGLVRKYTRARKLTPRMLNELVEKIEVFNAEKIDGVWEQRLRIHYNCVGTIEIPTVLPLPIPEVSVNTRKGVVVNYAPCELAV; this is translated from the coding sequence CTGGTTCATTTTCTGGATGACGGCATTTCCGGCGTGACGATGGATCGCCCTGGTTTTGTAGAAATGATCTGCCAGTTGGAACAGGGAAAAGCCGCCGCCGTCTTTGTCAAAGACCTTTCCCGCCTGGGGCGAAACTACATTGAGGTCGGACGGCTGACGGAAGAATTTTTCCCGAACCATGATATCCGCTTGGTGGCCGTTTCGGATAACATCGACACGGCAGAGGGCGAAAATGAGCTTGCCCCGATCCGCAACCTGTTCAACGAGTGGTATGCCCGCGATATCAGCAAAAAGCGGCGCATCAGCAATAAGATCAAGGGCAATGCCGGTGAGCCGATGGGCCAGCCTCCCTATGGTTACATCAAGAACCCGAATGATCCGAAGCATTGGATCGTGGATGACGAGGCAGCCCAGGTTGTGCGCCGCGTTTACAGCATGACTTTGGAGGGGTTCGGAACAGAGCAGATTGCCGCCCAGCTTGAAAAGGACGATGTCCTGACCCCGCGGGCCTACTGGCTTACAAAGGGCATCAAACGCCCCGGCAAGGGCAAGCAGCAGCCGCCTACCAAGTGGAACAGCTCCACAATAACCAAAATTCTCTCCCTGCAGGAATACTGTGGTGACATTCTCAATTTCAAAACTTATTCCAAATCCTACAAGAATAAGAAGCGAATCGACAATGACCGCGAGAATTGGGTGGTGTTCCAGGATGTCCATGAGGCGATCATCGAGCGGGCTGTCTATGAGCAGGTGCAGCAGAAACGGGGCAAAATCCGCAAGCGCCGTACCAACAACGGAGAACACAATATGTTTTCCGGACTGCTGGTCTGCGCCGACTGCGGCAGCAACCTTCACTTTCACTTCAATCAGGGCAATCCGGAGATCAAGTATTTCAACTGCTCCAACTATAAGGGCAACCGCGGCACCTGTACCTCTACCCATTATGTCCGTGTGGACTTCCTGGAGGAAGTGGTGCTGGGAGAGATACGACGCTTAACGAAATTCGCCAGTCTCTATGAGGACGAATTTGTAAAAGCGGTGATTGGTCATTCCCAGCAGGCGGAACAGACAGACCGCAAGCTGAAGGAAAAAGAGCTGAAAACGCTCCTTGCCCGTGACGAAGAATTGGACGGTCTCTTTGAGCGCATCTATGAGGACAATGTTTCCGGCAAGCTCTCCGATGACCGCTTCGCAAAAATGTCCCGGCGGTATGAGGACGAGCAAAAGGAGCTGTCGGAGAAAATAAAAAAGCTCCGCTCCGAGATAGAGAAGCAGAGCAGCCGTTCCATGACAACGGATATGTTTATCGGTCTTGTTCGCAAGTACACCAGAGCGAGGAAACTGACGCCCCGGATGCTGAACGAACTGGTTGAGAAGATCGAAGTGTTTAATGCTGAGAAGATCGACGGCGTTTGGGAGCAGCGGCTTCGCATCCACTATAACTGCGTCGGAACGATCGAGATCCCAACGGTACTGCCCCTGCCGATCCCGGAAGTGTCCGTAAATACAAGAAAAGGCGTAGTCGTCAACTACGCCCCCTGTGAACTCGCTGTATAA
- a CDS encoding glycosyltransferase family 2 protein: protein MSVTLYLAIPCYNEETVLPETARRLREKFTALRAAGTIGPMSRICFIDDGSKDATWQLISDLHARDPAFSGIRLSRNRGHQNALLCGLMTLRNRADCVISMDADLQDDIDAIDAMLTAFQNGNDIVYGVRASRKQDSAFKRATAQGYYRLLRALGADVVYNHADYRLMSRRALDALAEYKEVNLFLRGLVPLVGYPSTVVYYERGKRFAGESKYPLRKMLSFAWEGVSSLTVSPLRLITRIGIVMFLVSIAMLIYFLVRYFTGHTVAGWSSLAVSIWAIGGLQLLAIGVVGEYIGKIYLETKARPRYRIETELDDREAEL, encoded by the coding sequence GTGTCCGTGACGCTCTATCTTGCGATCCCCTGTTATAACGAGGAGACGGTCCTGCCGGAGACGGCGCGCCGCCTGCGGGAGAAATTCACCGCCCTGCGCGCCGCCGGGACGATCGGCCCCATGAGCCGCATCTGCTTCATCGACGACGGCTCGAAGGACGCCACCTGGCAGCTCATTTCCGACCTGCATGCGCGCGATCCGGCCTTTTCCGGTATCCGCCTGTCGCGCAACCGCGGCCACCAGAACGCGCTGCTGTGCGGCCTGATGACGCTGCGGAATCGCGCCGACTGCGTCATTTCCATGGACGCCGATCTGCAGGACGACATTGATGCCATCGATGCCATGCTCACGGCCTTTCAGAACGGGAATGATATCGTCTACGGCGTGCGCGCCAGCCGGAAGCAGGACTCTGCCTTCAAGCGCGCCACCGCGCAGGGGTATTACCGCCTGCTGCGCGCACTCGGCGCGGACGTGGTGTATAATCACGCCGACTACCGGCTCATGAGCCGCCGCGCGCTCGACGCACTCGCGGAGTATAAAGAAGTCAATCTGTTCCTGCGCGGGCTCGTGCCGCTCGTGGGCTACCCGAGCACGGTCGTGTATTACGAGCGCGGCAAGCGCTTTGCGGGCGAAAGCAAGTACCCGCTGCGCAAGATGCTCTCGTTCGCGTGGGAGGGCGTGTCGTCGCTGACGGTCTCGCCGCTGCGGCTCATCACGCGCATCGGCATCGTGATGTTCCTCGTCAGCATCGCCATGCTCATCTATTTTCTCGTGCGCTATTTCACCGGCCACACCGTTGCCGGGTGGTCGAGTCTCGCCGTGTCCATCTGGGCCATCGGCGGGCTGCAGCTGCTGGCCATCGGCGTGGTGGGGGAGTACATCGGCAAGATCTATCTCGAGACGAAGGCGCGCCCGCGCTACCGCATCGAGACGGAGCTTGATGACCGGGAGGCGGAGCTTTGA
- the mnmA gene encoding tRNA 2-thiouridine(34) synthase MnmA, which translates to MQTEKSGRPQAMIAMSGGVDSSVAAYLMQQAGYDCMGVTMKLYENEDAGVPRGHTCCTLDDVEDARRVAYALGMPYYVFNYKDAFREQVMARFAAAYQHGATPNPCLDCNRYLKFGLLETRARALGCDVLATGHYARVEQLPDGRYTLKKAVDTTKDQSYVLAWLTQEQLAHTRFPLGGLHKTEAREIAEAHGFCNAHKHDSQDICFVPDGDYAAAVERLTGAHSEPGRFVDTQGKVLGTHRGIIHYTIGQRRGLGIAAEMPLYVCGIDVPRNEVVLGRNDELFSTELDAGGCNWISGDVPDVPLRVTARIRYRQPEQPCTVTATGPDTVHVSFETPQRAITRGQAVVFYDGDTVLGGGTID; encoded by the coding sequence ATGCAGACGGAAAAGAGCGGCCGCCCGCAGGCGATGATCGCCATGAGCGGCGGCGTGGATTCGAGCGTGGCGGCATACCTGATGCAGCAGGCGGGTTACGACTGCATGGGCGTGACCATGAAGCTGTATGAAAACGAGGACGCCGGCGTGCCGCGCGGCCACACCTGCTGCACGCTCGACGATGTGGAGGATGCCCGCCGCGTGGCCTATGCGCTGGGCATGCCGTACTATGTCTTTAATTATAAGGATGCGTTTCGTGAGCAGGTCATGGCGCGCTTTGCCGCGGCCTATCAGCACGGGGCGACGCCGAACCCCTGCCTGGACTGCAACCGGTATCTGAAGTTCGGCCTGCTGGAGACACGCGCCCGCGCGCTCGGGTGCGACGTGCTGGCGACCGGGCACTATGCCCGCGTCGAGCAGCTGCCGGACGGGCGCTACACGCTCAAAAAGGCCGTGGACACGACGAAGGATCAGAGCTACGTGCTCGCTTGGCTCACGCAGGAGCAGCTCGCGCACACGCGCTTTCCGCTCGGCGGTCTGCACAAGACCGAGGCACGGGAGATCGCCGAGGCGCATGGCTTCTGCAACGCGCACAAGCACGACAGTCAGGACATCTGCTTTGTGCCGGACGGTGACTATGCCGCCGCGGTCGAGCGGCTGACCGGCGCGCACAGCGAGCCCGGCCGCTTCGTGGACACGCAGGGTAAGGTGCTTGGAACGCACCGCGGCATCATCCACTATACGATCGGCCAGCGCCGCGGGCTCGGCATCGCGGCCGAGATGCCGCTGTACGTCTGCGGCATCGATGTGCCGCGCAACGAGGTCGTGCTCGGCCGCAATGACGAACTCTTTTCGACCGAACTGGACGCGGGCGGCTGCAACTGGATTTCCGGCGACGTGCCGGACGTGCCGCTGCGCGTGACGGCCCGCATCCGCTACCGGCAGCCGGAGCAGCCGTGCACCGTCACGGCCACGGGGCCGGACACGGTGCACGTGTCGTTTGAGACCCCACAGCGCGCCATCACGCGCGGCCAAGCCGTCGTGTTCTACGACGGGGACACGGTGCTCGGCGGCGGCACGATCGACTGA
- a CDS encoding DUF975 family protein — MDLNRAALKADARRRAAGYRPSPILAALIVFALGLLISTLSSYLMGGDRLTTALTNAAQFGPDAVEQAYISFFEHYSVSGVAVVLVVALEIMNYMVSVGFVIFSLHVSRDETAEIGNLFDGFALFFRVLWLAILQGLFVFLWSLLLVVPGIIAAYRYRQALYLLLDHPEKSAWQCLRESAALMRGHKWELFVLDLSFLGWMLLSALFAPVSIWLDPYRAITNANYYNRLVGAQGGPRIYEGSFTDIPNDPQS, encoded by the coding sequence ATGGATTTGAACCGTGCTGCCCTCAAAGCAGACGCCCGCCGGCGCGCCGCCGGCTACCGCCCGAGCCCGATCCTCGCGGCATTGATCGTCTTTGCCCTCGGGCTGCTCATCTCGACGCTCTCGTCGTACCTGATGGGCGGCGACCGCCTGACCACGGCGCTGACAAACGCCGCGCAGTTCGGCCCCGACGCGGTCGAGCAGGCATACATCAGCTTCTTTGAGCATTACAGTGTGTCCGGTGTTGCGGTCGTGCTCGTCGTCGCGCTGGAGATCATGAACTATATGGTCAGTGTCGGCTTTGTGATCTTTTCGCTGCACGTCAGCCGGGATGAAACGGCCGAGATCGGCAACCTCTTTGACGGGTTCGCCCTCTTCTTCCGCGTGTTGTGGCTGGCGATCCTGCAGGGGCTGTTCGTGTTTCTGTGGAGCTTGCTGCTGGTCGTACCGGGCATCATCGCGGCCTATCGCTACCGGCAGGCACTGTACCTGCTGCTCGACCACCCGGAGAAGTCCGCCTGGCAGTGCCTGCGCGAGAGCGCAGCGCTCATGCGCGGCCACAAGTGGGAGCTGTTTGTGCTGGATCTGAGCTTCCTCGGCTGGATGCTGCTGAGCGCCCTGTTCGCGCCCGTGTCCATCTGGCTCGACCCGTACCGCGCTATCACGAACGCAAATTATTATAACCGGCTCGTCGGCGCGCAGGGCGGCCCGCGCATTTACGAGGGCTCGTTCACCGACATCCCGAACGATCCGCAGTCCTGA